A genome region from Pseudomonas pergaminensis includes the following:
- a CDS encoding tetratricopeptide repeat protein, whose translation MARDNDDAVQLLKGIGELYRRNGQSQRALVMLLIAVNVAPNDGVLLRSLVLAFTDSGDPVRALGALDRLVALEGESASLMLLRARALWYGERKDEARQCFKRYLAARRAGA comes from the coding sequence ATGGCCCGCGATAACGACGACGCCGTGCAACTGCTCAAGGGCATTGGCGAACTGTACCGGCGCAACGGCCAGTCCCAGCGCGCCCTGGTGATGTTGCTGATCGCCGTCAACGTCGCGCCTAACGACGGCGTGCTGCTGCGCTCGCTGGTGCTGGCCTTCACCGACAGCGGCGACCCGGTCCGCGCCCTTGGCGCCCTGGACCGCTTGGTGGCGCTCGAAGGCGAGTCCGCCAGCCTGATGCTGCTACGCGCCCGTGCCCTGTGGTACGGCGAACGCAAGGACGAAGCACGCCAATGCTTCAAGCGCTACCTGGCCGCACGCAGGGCCGGCGCATGA
- the sctV gene encoding type III secretion system export apparatus subunit SctV, whose translation MSALNRLNNLARLAAQRTDVIIVAFMLMAIVMMIIPLPTYLVDALIGLNIALSILILIVAFYIGHSVEFSALPPLILLSTLFRLSLSITTTRLILLHGDAGHIVKAFGDFVIAGQVVVGMVVFLIITVAQFVVITKGAERVAEVAARFTLDAMPGKQMSIDNDLRNGDIDQPEARRRRSRLERESQMFGAMDGAMKFVKGDAIAGLVILAVNLLGGMLIGMIERDMPFGVAVHTYSLLTVGDGLIAQIPALLISVAAGTVVTRVNSDGEAGDLGSEIIKQLGASYRALGLTALIMIGVSLLPGFPTWVFLGLSLVFGGAAFMMYRRHNRGTDEGEVLVEAPEPAVEVHAELDDNLPPDTRVVLTLGSGVSQSAPRQLLRQRVEALCHDLRTDLGVDMPVPGIYMEAKASPGSFRVSLEGVPVSEGELPINCLLLQDDPVHVQLLDITTVQADSPLNGRSAHWIERQHEDTLRNAGIGFLLPDEVLRGVLERSLRRYAADFLGIQETRLLLERTEATYSELVKEALRLVPLQRVAETLRLLVSEGVSIRNQRALLEAMVEWGARETDAGRLAEHLRAALARQISHQYADRNRVIGALVLAPGLEDQLRGSLRRQEPQRDLIPEEVSRALLAQLRQACENTREVNSAVLLVHPELRRSLRRLVLRGELELAVLSFRELATEYNLQALVTISLTEISNRRAPAAASVTALASAS comes from the coding sequence ATGAGTGCACTCAACCGCCTGAACAACCTGGCGCGCCTGGCTGCACAGCGCACTGACGTGATCATCGTCGCCTTTATGCTGATGGCGATTGTGATGATGATCATCCCACTGCCTACCTATCTGGTGGATGCGCTGATCGGCCTCAACATTGCCCTGAGCATCCTGATCCTGATCGTCGCGTTCTACATCGGCCATTCCGTGGAGTTTTCCGCGTTGCCGCCGCTGATCCTGCTCAGCACGCTGTTTCGTCTGTCCCTGTCGATCACCACCACGCGCTTGATCCTGCTGCATGGCGACGCCGGCCATATCGTCAAGGCCTTCGGCGACTTCGTGATCGCCGGCCAAGTGGTGGTGGGCATGGTGGTGTTCCTGATCATCACCGTGGCGCAGTTCGTGGTCATCACCAAGGGCGCCGAGCGTGTGGCGGAAGTGGCCGCGCGCTTCACCCTGGACGCAATGCCCGGCAAGCAGATGAGCATCGACAACGACCTGCGCAACGGCGATATCGACCAGCCCGAAGCACGCCGCCGCCGCTCGCGCCTGGAGCGTGAAAGCCAGATGTTCGGCGCGATGGACGGCGCCATGAAGTTTGTCAAAGGCGACGCCATCGCCGGTTTGGTGATCCTTGCCGTCAACCTGCTCGGCGGCATGCTGATCGGCATGATCGAGCGCGACATGCCATTCGGCGTGGCGGTGCACACCTACTCGTTGCTGACCGTGGGTGACGGCCTGATCGCCCAGATTCCGGCGCTGCTGATTTCCGTGGCGGCGGGCACCGTGGTCACCCGCGTCAACAGCGACGGCGAAGCCGGCGACCTGGGCAGCGAAATCATCAAGCAACTGGGCGCCAGCTACCGCGCGCTGGGCTTGACCGCGTTGATCATGATTGGCGTGAGCCTGTTGCCAGGTTTCCCGACTTGGGTGTTCCTCGGCTTGTCCCTGGTGTTTGGCGGCGCGGCATTCATGATGTATCGCCGGCATAACCGTGGGACTGATGAAGGTGAGGTGCTGGTCGAGGCACCGGAGCCAGCGGTCGAGGTGCACGCCGAGCTGGACGACAACCTGCCGCCTGATACCCGCGTAGTGCTGACCCTCGGCAGCGGCGTGTCCCAGAGCGCGCCGCGCCAGTTGCTGCGCCAGCGCGTCGAAGCGTTGTGCCACGACCTGCGCACCGACCTCGGCGTGGACATGCCGGTGCCGGGCATCTACATGGAAGCCAAGGCCAGCCCAGGCAGTTTTCGCGTGTCCCTGGAAGGCGTGCCGGTGAGCGAAGGCGAATTGCCGATCAACTGCCTGCTGTTGCAGGACGACCCCGTGCACGTGCAATTGCTCGACATCACCACGGTACAGGCCGATTCACCGCTCAATGGCCGCAGCGCCCACTGGATCGAGCGTCAGCATGAAGACACGTTGCGCAACGCCGGCATCGGTTTCCTGCTGCCCGACGAAGTCCTGCGCGGTGTGTTGGAACGCAGCCTGCGCCGCTACGCCGCCGACTTCCTCGGCATCCAGGAAACCCGCCTGTTACTGGAGCGCACCGAGGCCACGTACAGCGAACTGGTCAAGGAAGCCCTGCGCCTGGTGCCGCTGCAGCGGGTGGCTGAAACCCTGCGCTTGCTGGTCAGCGAAGGGGTGTCGATCCGCAACCAGCGCGCCTTGCTCGAAGCCATGGTGGAGTGGGGCGCCCGCGAAACCGACGCCGGGCGCCTGGCCGAACACTTGCGCGCGGCGTTGGCGCGGCAGATCAGCCATCAGTACGCCGACCGCAATCGGGTGATCGGCGCGCTGGTGCTGGCGCCAGGCCTGGAAGACCAGTTGCGCGGTTCCCTGCGTCGTCAGGAACCGCAGCGCGACCTGATCCCCGAAGAAGTCAGCCGCGCCTTGCTCGCGCAGTTGCGCCAGGCCTGCGAAAACACCCGCGAGGTCAACAGCGCGGTGTTGCTGGTGCACCCGGAACTGCGCCGCAGCCTGCGTCGCCTGGTCTTGCGCGGTGAGTTGGAGCTGGCGGTGCTGTCGTTCCGCGAGCTGGCCACTGAGTACAACCTGCAAGCGCTGGTGACCATCAGCCTCACCGAGATTTCCAACCGCCGCGCGCCTGCCGCGGCTTCCGTCACTGCCCTGGCGTCTGCCTCATGA
- a CDS encoding type II and III secretion system protein family protein, with protein MMRFCVLLLSVVACVSQAQEIAAGAGGSIALSSGEGRILHFVAPVDSVLVAEPNVADLQVVSPGTIYIFGKAPGNTSLIALGSDGKQLASLTLAVSSGSQAVTTPMQALHPGSGAQVSGAGNRLIAKGTLGSVAEATDLNALLNPQGQGFQSAINTAEYAGAAQVNLRVRFAEVSRSELLHYGVNWNAMFNNGTFSFGLITGGPLAAASAGGLAAAGAGSGNVNIDGMLDALQANGVLQILAEPNITAMTGQTASFLAGGEVAIPVPVNRDLVGIEYKSFGVSLLFNPTLLPNGRIALQVRPEVSSVVSGGTVDFGNFHVPSFSVRRADTRVEVGSGQTFAIAGLFQRESSQDIEKLPLLGDLPILGNLFRSKRFQRNETELVILITPYLVEPVRGRTLATPLDAQPATAAATGPRSGGAFGFYMN; from the coding sequence ATGATGCGTTTTTGCGTGCTGTTGCTGAGTGTTGTTGCGTGTGTGAGCCAGGCTCAGGAAATCGCTGCCGGCGCCGGTGGCTCGATCGCCCTGTCCTCAGGGGAGGGGCGCATTCTGCACTTTGTCGCGCCCGTGGATTCGGTGCTGGTGGCCGAACCGAATGTGGCCGACCTGCAAGTGGTGTCACCCGGCACGATCTATATCTTCGGCAAGGCACCGGGCAATACCAGCCTGATCGCCCTCGGCAGCGACGGCAAGCAACTGGCGAGCCTGACCCTGGCCGTCAGCAGTGGCAGCCAGGCGGTGACCACCCCCATGCAGGCCTTGCACCCCGGCAGTGGCGCGCAGGTCAGCGGCGCCGGCAACCGCTTGATCGCCAAGGGCACGCTGGGTTCGGTGGCGGAAGCGACGGACCTTAACGCGTTGCTCAACCCACAGGGCCAAGGCTTCCAGAGCGCGATCAACACCGCCGAGTACGCGGGGGCTGCCCAGGTAAACCTGCGGGTGCGGTTTGCCGAAGTGTCCCGCTCGGAGTTGCTGCACTACGGCGTGAACTGGAACGCGATGTTCAATAACGGCACCTTCTCGTTCGGCCTGATCACCGGTGGCCCATTGGCAGCGGCGTCGGCGGGGGGCTTGGCGGCGGCGGGCGCCGGCTCGGGCAATGTGAACATCGACGGCATGCTCGACGCCTTGCAGGCCAACGGCGTGCTGCAGATTCTCGCCGAGCCGAATATCACCGCCATGACCGGCCAGACCGCCAGCTTCCTCGCGGGTGGCGAAGTGGCGATCCCGGTGCCGGTCAACCGTGACCTGGTGGGCATCGAATACAAGTCGTTCGGTGTGTCGCTGCTGTTCAATCCGACCCTGCTGCCCAACGGCCGCATCGCCCTGCAAGTACGCCCGGAAGTCAGCAGTGTGGTCAGCGGCGGCACCGTGGATTTCGGCAACTTCCACGTGCCGTCCTTCAGCGTGCGCCGCGCCGACACGCGGGTGGAAGTCGGCAGTGGGCAGACCTTCGCCATCGCCGGCCTGTTCCAGCGCGAAAGCAGCCAGGACATCGAGAAACTGCCGCTGCTGGGGGACCTGCCGATCCTCGGCAACCTGTTCCGCTCCAAGCGCTTCCAGCGCAATGAAACCGAGTTGGTGATCCTTATCACGCCCTATCTGGTTGAGCCGGTGCGCGGTCGCACCCTCGCCACGCCCCTGGACGCACAACCGGCTACCGCAGCGGCCACCGGACCGCGCAGCGGCGGGGCGTTCGGTTTCTACATGAATTGA
- a CDS encoding tetratricopeptide repeat protein produces the protein MPKNFLLASTLLLAACSSKPATDSDKSLQLADDLSKRGDYASAAALYERAAQQPGAGIELWLKLGQARLDAKDAAGAERAYQQALGFDARNADALLGLGTAQLQLGKTQRAVTALGQAAEISHLPVAYTRLGVAQILNGQAGAAQSAFAKSLSLKPDDLDNRCNLALAYALGGQSQQALDTIASVTQSPRALPRHQRNVLLVMVLAGHEQRVATLPLDDIPAAERERLVAEAKRIKAISDPVAQAKELGLVAPN, from the coding sequence ATGCCCAAGAATTTCCTGCTCGCCAGTACCCTGTTGCTGGCCGCCTGCTCCAGCAAGCCCGCGACCGATTCCGACAAGTCCTTGCAACTGGCCGATGACCTGAGCAAACGCGGCGACTATGCCAGTGCGGCGGCGCTGTACGAGCGTGCGGCGCAGCAACCTGGCGCCGGTATCGAGCTGTGGCTCAAGCTCGGCCAGGCCAGGCTCGACGCCAAGGACGCGGCGGGCGCCGAGCGTGCCTACCAGCAGGCCCTGGGTTTCGACGCGCGCAATGCCGACGCCCTGCTCGGCCTGGGTACCGCGCAATTGCAGTTGGGCAAGACTCAGCGTGCGGTCACCGCCCTGGGCCAGGCCGCCGAGATCAGCCACTTGCCGGTTGCCTACACCCGCCTGGGTGTCGCGCAGATCCTCAATGGCCAGGCCGGTGCAGCGCAAAGCGCGTTCGCCAAGAGCCTGAGCCTCAAGCCCGACGACCTCGACAACCGTTGCAACCTGGCCCTGGCGTACGCGCTGGGTGGGCAGTCGCAACAGGCGTTGGACACCATCGCCTCGGTCACCCAATCGCCCCGCGCCTTGCCTCGGCATCAACGCAATGTGCTGTTGGTGATGGTGCTGGCCGGTCATGAGCAGCGGGTTGCCACACTGCCGCTGGATGACATTCCGGCTGCCGAGCGTGAGCGGTTGGTGGCGGAAGCGAAACGCATCAAAGCCATCAGCGACCCGGTGGCGCAAGCAAAAGAGCTGGGGTTGGTAGCCCCCAACTGA
- a CDS encoding type III secretion protein produces MAVLCLFSSSLARAAEEPAWFSQPYAYVLVDQDVRSALEEFGHNLEVPLVLSDKVRGKARSTLRAATAGEFLQALCSTNGLTWYFDGNLLYLNASDEISTKLFKASALDLDQLQAYLNTLDVFGQQLSMRNGPEGDEVFVSGPPPYLALVQQHVDHLHPKAVATPVARERGVRVFRGAQVSTETPTQ; encoded by the coding sequence CTGGCTGTCCTATGCCTGTTCAGCAGCAGTTTGGCCCGCGCCGCCGAAGAGCCCGCGTGGTTCTCCCAGCCGTACGCCTACGTGCTGGTCGACCAGGATGTACGCAGCGCCCTGGAAGAATTCGGCCACAACCTCGAGGTGCCGCTGGTGCTCTCCGACAAGGTCCGCGGCAAGGCCCGCAGCACCCTTCGCGCGGCCACCGCCGGGGAGTTCCTGCAGGCCCTGTGCAGCACCAACGGCCTCACCTGGTACTTCGACGGCAACCTGCTGTACCTCAACGCCAGCGATGAAATCAGCACCAAGCTGTTCAAGGCCAGCGCCCTGGACCTGGACCAGTTGCAGGCCTACCTCAACACCCTCGATGTGTTCGGCCAGCAGCTGTCCATGCGCAACGGCCCCGAGGGCGACGAAGTGTTCGTGTCCGGACCACCGCCGTACCTGGCGCTGGTGCAACAGCATGTCGACCACCTGCACCCCAAGGCCGTGGCCACCCCGGTGGCGCGCGAGCGGGGCGTGCGGGTGTTCCGTGGCGCCCAAGTCAGTACCGAAACCCCAACCCAGTAA
- the sctJ gene encoding type III secretion system inner membrane ring lipoprotein SctJ: MPSPNRALRLLLIGLLASLLQACNTDLYTNLSERDANAMVAVLLRGGIPAERKAQDNGQLKVVVDESRFAEAMTLLDNAGLPQQSFSNMGEVFKGNGLVSSPVQERAQMIYALSEELSHSVSQIDGIVAARVHVVLPDNDLLRRVISPSSASVLVRYDPGTDINTLIPQIKTLVANGISGLSYDGVSVTAIKAAVAISQNPAQPRLARFLGLWLLEDNLPQARLMFGALLLIALGALGVLARQQWVRRQSQALYVLKEGE; encoded by the coding sequence ATGCCAAGCCCAAACCGCGCCCTGCGCCTGTTGCTGATCGGCCTGCTCGCCAGCCTGCTGCAAGCGTGCAACACCGACCTCTACACCAACCTCAGCGAGCGTGACGCCAACGCGATGGTCGCGGTGCTGCTGCGCGGTGGCATCCCGGCGGAACGCAAGGCCCAGGACAATGGCCAGCTCAAGGTGGTGGTCGACGAATCGCGCTTTGCCGAAGCCATGACCCTGCTTGATAACGCCGGCCTGCCGCAGCAGAGTTTTTCTAACATGGGCGAGGTGTTCAAGGGCAATGGCCTGGTGTCGTCCCCCGTGCAGGAGCGGGCGCAGATGATCTATGCGTTGAGCGAAGAACTGTCCCACTCGGTGTCGCAGATCGACGGCATCGTTGCCGCCCGTGTGCACGTGGTGCTGCCGGACAACGACTTGCTCAGGCGCGTGATCTCGCCGTCGTCGGCCTCGGTGCTGGTGCGTTACGACCCGGGCACCGACATCAACACGCTGATCCCACAGATCAAGACCCTGGTGGCCAACGGCATCTCCGGGCTCAGCTACGACGGTGTCTCGGTGACCGCGATCAAGGCCGCTGTCGCCATCAGCCAAAACCCGGCGCAACCACGGCTGGCGCGCTTCCTGGGCCTGTGGCTGCTGGAAGATAACCTGCCACAGGCACGCTTGATGTTCGGTGCGCTGCTCCTGATCGCACTCGGTGCGCTGGGCGTGCTGGCCCGCCAGCAATGGGTGCGCCGCCAGTCCCAGGCGCTGTATGTGCTCAAGGAGGGTGAATGA
- a CDS encoding type III secretion protein encodes MSLFERWQGLVAEPLQFVRGASLGGCFADELPEAVLQAMQGQPRFRQRLEQLLVSHYQLAPMDQLIPPVAADLPVLLLSPAQFARLPRQCGAIWHASTLSREIRREVVNELREGLGAEVFVAALALRQLGGAADLLRDPAELVEAIDRDGQGCVAAWLHAQHADWQGWLRLRFAFPQGDGARVPRDLEIVQAAAACLLAEEITP; translated from the coding sequence ATGAGTTTGTTCGAGCGTTGGCAGGGGCTGGTGGCCGAGCCCTTGCAGTTCGTGCGTGGGGCCAGCCTGGGCGGGTGTTTTGCCGATGAGTTGCCGGAAGCGGTGCTGCAGGCGATGCAGGGCCAGCCGCGCTTTCGCCAGCGACTGGAACAGCTGCTGGTCAGCCATTACCAATTGGCGCCCATGGATCAATTGATCCCACCTGTGGCGGCGGACTTGCCGGTGTTGCTGCTGTCGCCGGCGCAGTTCGCCCGCTTGCCGAGGCAGTGCGGGGCGATCTGGCATGCCTCGACCCTGAGCCGGGAGATCCGTCGCGAGGTGGTCAATGAGCTGCGCGAAGGCCTCGGCGCCGAAGTCTTCGTGGCCGCCCTGGCCTTGCGCCAACTGGGCGGCGCGGCGGATCTGCTGCGTGATCCCGCTGAATTGGTCGAGGCCATTGACCGCGACGGCCAGGGCTGTGTCGCCGCGTGGTTGCACGCCCAACATGCCGACTGGCAGGGCTGGTTGCGTTTGCGGTTTGCCTTTCCCCAGGGTGACGGCGCCAGGGTGCCCCGCGACCTGGAGATCGTCCAGGCCGCTGCCGCGTGCCTGCTGGCCGAGGAGATTACGCCATGA
- a CDS encoding FliH/SctL family protein produces the protein MSELPSRPTARILRAEEAALWSDGFAFLQAAKAQAEQIKTDSEQWLSSARAEGFESARQEGAEQVAQLLLQTQSQVQHYLSSLEGSLADLALGIVREVLGELDNADRVVRSTRQALSAFRQDQALTLWVPPAEVDALRQRLTLEGLAIAVDADEQLHAGQARLNSPAGSVELGLEAQLHNLRRSLLPFAEEGVA, from the coding sequence ATGAGTGAATTGCCGAGTCGTCCCACCGCCCGCATCCTGCGTGCCGAAGAGGCCGCGTTGTGGAGCGACGGTTTTGCCTTCCTGCAAGCGGCCAAGGCACAGGCCGAACAGATCAAGACCGACAGCGAGCAATGGCTGAGCAGCGCCCGCGCCGAGGGCTTTGAAAGTGCTCGGCAGGAAGGCGCCGAACAGGTGGCGCAGTTGCTGCTGCAGACCCAGTCCCAGGTGCAGCACTACTTGAGCAGCCTGGAAGGGTCCCTGGCCGACCTGGCCCTGGGCATCGTGCGCGAAGTGCTGGGCGAACTGGATAACGCCGATCGCGTGGTGCGCAGTACCCGCCAGGCCTTGAGTGCGTTTCGCCAGGACCAGGCCCTGACCCTGTGGGTGCCGCCGGCGGAAGTCGATGCATTGCGCCAGCGCCTTACGCTGGAAGGGCTGGCGATTGCGGTGGACGCCGATGAACAGTTGCACGCCGGCCAAGCACGCCTGAACAGCCCGGCCGGTTCCGTGGAGTTGGGCCTTGAAGCCCAATTGCACAACCTGCGTCGCAGCTTGTTGCCTTTCGCCGAAGAGGGCGTGGCATGA
- a CDS encoding FliI/YscN family ATPase codes for MNLEQLLPRLSARLAQARLRPMHGTVLSIRGVLLRASVAGASIGELCQLREPGSARSLSAEVIGFDGDEAILSPIGSMEGLSTRTQITATGETLGVAVGDAQLGRVISPMGDFLDGDGLPPTVALQHYPLHAEPPAPFSRQLIVRSMALGIRSIDGLLTLAQGQRMGIFGEPGVGKSSLLASIIRNSEADVIVIGLIGERGREVRELLDVQLDTQARARTVAVVATSDRPAAERVRAAFVATTLAEYHRDQGRTVLLLMDSLTRFARAQREIGLAVGEPPTRRGYPPSFFSALPRLLERAGPGPTGSITALYTVLTEGDAASDPVAEEARSILDGHIALSAELAQRNYFPAVDVLRSRSRLMEQVAGEEHKRLAMRIRELMARYGEIEMLIRVGEYSAGSDPLADEAINRHAAIEAFLRQNADEPSSLEQTLVRMRQVLA; via the coding sequence ATGAACCTTGAGCAGTTGCTGCCTCGACTCAGCGCACGCCTGGCCCAGGCGCGTCTGCGGCCCATGCACGGCACGGTGCTGAGCATTCGTGGTGTGCTGCTGCGGGCCAGTGTGGCGGGCGCGAGCATTGGCGAATTGTGCCAACTGCGCGAACCCGGCAGCGCACGCAGCCTGAGTGCCGAGGTGATAGGTTTTGATGGTGACGAGGCGATCCTGTCGCCCATTGGCTCCATGGAGGGGCTGTCCACGCGCACCCAGATCACCGCCACTGGCGAGACCCTGGGCGTGGCGGTCGGTGATGCGCAGTTGGGGCGGGTGATCAGCCCCATGGGAGATTTCCTCGATGGCGACGGCCTTCCACCGACCGTGGCCTTGCAGCATTACCCGCTGCATGCCGAACCGCCGGCACCGTTTTCCCGGCAACTGATCGTGCGCTCGATGGCCCTGGGCATTCGCTCCATCGATGGCTTGTTGACCTTGGCCCAGGGCCAGCGCATGGGGATTTTTGGTGAGCCCGGCGTGGGCAAGTCGTCGTTGTTGGCCAGCATCATTCGCAACAGCGAAGCGGATGTGATCGTGATCGGGCTGATTGGCGAGCGGGGCAGGGAGGTGCGCGAGCTGCTCGATGTGCAACTGGATACCCAGGCCCGTGCGCGCACGGTGGCGGTGGTCGCGACGTCGGATCGTCCGGCGGCCGAGCGGGTACGTGCGGCGTTTGTCGCTACCACTCTGGCTGAATACCACCGTGACCAGGGTCGTACTGTGTTGCTGTTGATGGACAGCCTGACTCGCTTTGCCCGTGCGCAGCGTGAGATCGGCCTGGCTGTGGGTGAGCCGCCGACTCGGCGGGGTTATCCGCCGTCGTTTTTCTCGGCTTTGCCGCGTCTGCTGGAGCGTGCGGGGCCGGGGCCGACCGGGAGTATTACCGCGTTGTACACGGTGCTCACCGAGGGCGATGCGGCCAGTGATCCGGTGGCGGAGGAGGCTCGTTCGATTCTTGATGGGCATATCGCGTTGAGTGCCGAGCTGGCTCAGCGTAATTACTTTCCGGCGGTGGATGTGTTGCGCAGTCGTAGCCGGTTGATGGAGCAGGTGGCGGGTGAGGAGCATAAGCGTTTGGCCATGCGGATTCGTGAGTTGATGGCGCGGTATGGCGAGATCGAGATGCTGATTCGGGTGGGCGAATACTCCGCTGGCAGCGACCCGCTGGCGGACGAAGCGATCAACCGTCACGCGGCCATCGAAGCCTTCTTGCGTCAGAACGCTGATGAACCGAGCAGCCTTGAACAGACGTTGGTACGCATGCGGCAGGTACTGGCATGA
- the sctQ gene encoding type III secretion system cytoplasmic ring protein SctQ, whose translation MITALADPLSPWLTHYDPALLALHNQVHRRRRPWQGRCAGQDLRVSWAAEPQVLVAPHEVLLALGRAPARLRLPAAALEQLLLPLALPFDVKQLPALPRSLLLELAVLDLIEALEPLLGHPVQLLDAADGQAVFAMQVALELSFGSQPAVSVQLDLSEGAAVLVAQLLAQYAPIAPDPLPALRQTLAVVAGRQWLNLGELRSLRPGDVLMLEQGPGLLLDLDGRLQARCQYQGEVLRLQEALKAPFLEPENTMTDVDAATALDDLPLKLVCQVGSLELTLAQLRELGAGSLLQLNTPGVDSVDLMVNGRRVGQGQLVKIGDGLGVRLLSFATP comes from the coding sequence ATGATCACAGCCCTTGCCGACCCGCTGTCGCCGTGGTTGACCCACTACGACCCGGCGTTGCTGGCCCTGCATAACCAGGTGCATCGCCGCCGTCGTCCCTGGCAGGGCCGTTGTGCCGGGCAGGACTTGCGTGTGTCCTGGGCCGCCGAGCCCCAGGTGCTTGTGGCACCGCATGAGGTGTTGCTGGCGCTCGGTCGCGCTCCGGCGCGGCTGCGTTTGCCCGCCGCTGCGCTGGAGCAATTGTTGCTACCGCTGGCGTTGCCGTTCGATGTGAAGCAACTGCCGGCGTTGCCGCGTTCGTTGTTGCTGGAGTTGGCGGTGCTCGACCTGATCGAGGCCTTGGAACCGTTGCTCGGCCATCCGGTGCAGTTGCTCGACGCCGCTGACGGCCAGGCGGTGTTTGCCATGCAAGTCGCGCTGGAGCTGAGCTTCGGCAGCCAGCCGGCGGTGAGCGTCCAACTGGACCTGAGCGAAGGCGCCGCCGTGCTGGTGGCGCAGTTGCTGGCGCAATACGCACCGATCGCGCCCGACCCGTTGCCGGCCCTGCGCCAGACCCTGGCGGTGGTGGCGGGGCGGCAATGGTTGAACCTCGGCGAGCTGCGCAGCCTGCGCCCCGGCGATGTGCTGATGCTGGAGCAAGGCCCCGGCCTGCTACTGGACCTCGACGGCCGCTTGCAGGCCCGCTGCCAATACCAGGGTGAAGTCCTGCGCCTGCAGGAAGCCTTGAAAGCCCCCTTTCTGGAACCGGAGAACACCATGACCGATGTTGATGCCGCCACGGCGCTGGATGACTTGCCGTTGAAACTGGTGTGCCAGGTGGGCAGCCTGGAACTGACCCTGGCGCAGTTGCGTGAACTGGGCGCGGGCAGCCTGTTGCAGCTCAACACGCCGGGCGTGGACAGCGTCGATCTGATGGTCAACGGCCGCCGCGTCGGCCAGGGCCAACTGGTGAAAATCGGTGACGGCTTGGGCGTGCGCCTGCTGAGTTTCGCCACCCCATGA
- the sctR gene encoding type III secretion system export apparatus subunit SctR, with amino-acid sequence MTGYQPNLIEIILVVATIGLIPLAVVTLTGFMKISVVLFLIRNALGVQQTPPNLVLYGIALILSVYVTTPLIGDMYRQVEGRDLNIEHVEQLKDLGDALRPPLQAHLARFANESERGFFVQATETIWSPQARADLRDDDLVVLIPAFVSSELTRAFEIGFLLYIPFLVVDLLVSNVLMAMGMSMVSPNLISIPLKIFLFVSLSGWSRLMHGLILSYG; translated from the coding sequence ATGACCGGTTATCAGCCGAACCTGATCGAGATCATCCTGGTCGTTGCGACGATCGGGTTGATCCCGTTGGCGGTGGTGACGCTCACCGGGTTCATGAAGATCTCGGTGGTGCTGTTCCTGATCCGCAACGCCCTCGGCGTGCAACAGACCCCGCCGAACCTGGTGCTGTACGGCATTGCGCTGATCCTCTCGGTGTACGTGACCACGCCGTTGATTGGCGACATGTACCGGCAGGTGGAGGGCCGCGACCTCAACATCGAGCATGTGGAGCAACTCAAGGACCTGGGGGACGCCCTGCGCCCGCCGTTGCAGGCGCATTTGGCGCGGTTCGCCAATGAGTCCGAGCGTGGTTTTTTCGTGCAGGCCACCGAGACCATCTGGTCGCCGCAAGCGCGGGCCGACCTGCGTGACGATGACCTGGTGGTGCTGATTCCGGCGTTTGTCAGCTCGGAGCTGACCCGTGCGTTCGAGATCGGCTTTTTGCTCTATATCCCGTTCCTGGTGGTGGACCTGCTGGTGTCCAACGTGCTGATGGCGATGGGCATGTCGATGGTCTCGCCGAACCTGATCTCCATTCCGCTGAAGATCTTTTTATTCGTGTCCCTGAGCGGCTGGTCGCGCCTGATGCACGGTTTGATTCTGAGTTACGGCTGA
- a CDS encoding EscS/YscS/HrcS family type III secretion system export apparatus protein yields the protein MGQDVFLSLMKQALMTVLMLSAPALGVAIIVGLSVGLFQALTQIQDQTLPQVVKLVAVLLTIVFLGPVLAGQVAELGGQVLDNFPMWTR from the coding sequence ATGGGCCAGGACGTATTCCTGTCATTGATGAAACAGGCACTGATGACCGTGCTGATGCTCTCCGCGCCGGCGTTGGGGGTGGCGATTATCGTGGGCTTGAGCGTGGGCTTGTTCCAGGCGCTGACGCAGATCCAGGACCAGACCCTGCCCCAGGTGGTGAAGCTGGTGGCGGTGCTGCTGACCATCGTCTTCCTGGGCCCGGTACTCGCCGGGCAAGTGGCGGAGCTGGGCGGCCAGGTGCTGGACAATTTTCCGATGTGGACGCGCTGA